A single region of the Marmota flaviventris isolate mMarFla1 chromosome 10, mMarFla1.hap1, whole genome shotgun sequence genome encodes:
- the LOC114081976 gene encoding uncharacterized protein: MRDFPLAAGGTHPENAGAARRKDPLPQQRKTKRKKVYRWSVLRDTPSKQWAAAAAPSSCFCDSPRGTR; this comes from the coding sequence ATGCGAGATTTTCCTTTGGCAGCAGGAGGCACACACCCAGAGAATGCGGGAGCTGCAAGGAGAAAGGACCCACTTCCCcagcagagaaaaacaaagaggaaaaaggtGTACAGGTGGTCAGTGCTGAGGGACACGCCAAGCAAGCAGTGGGCCGCTGCTGCTGCTCCCAGCAGCTGCTTCTGCGATAGCCCGAGAGGAACTCGGTGA